The genomic interval ACTGTAAAAAATCTAAATTGTAATGTATCTATATTATATAAATTAAAATAAACATGTCCAAATACTTCACAAGATTTTTTTGTTGCAGCATATGGTGAAATTGCAAAATCAACTACATCTACCTCTCTAAAAGGAACCACTTTATTATTACCATAAACCGAACTAGAAGAAGCTTGTATAAATTTTTTAACTCCATATTTTTTACAACACTCCAACAGATTTAAATATCCACCTACATTTACCTTTTCATATTCTAAAGGATTTTCTAAAGATGGTCTTACTCCAGCTAATCCTGCTAAATTTACAACCATATCTATTTTATTTTCATTAAATATCTTGTCTAAACTTTCAATATTTTTTAAATCACAGTACTCTAAAGAATAGTTGTCTGTATCTACTTTTTTTGCTAGCATTTCTATTTTTTCTTCTTTTGTATCTCTTGATAAAATCTCTACAAGATATTCAATTTTATTTAAACTTTCTAAAATATTTTTTATTTTTATATCTTCTGAGTAAAAATTATGAAAATTATCTATTCCAATTACGCTATGTCCCAAACTTAATAATTTTTCTACCAAATGTGATCCTATAAACCCAGCTGCTCCTGTTACAATAATTTTCATTTATCTTTCAACTCCTCTATTTTTTTTTATTAGATATATATTTCTTGAATAAATAAGCACATTTGGTGCTTGCCCCAATATAAATACAGGGTCTTTTTTATATATTGCATAAATTAATAAAAAAATACTACCTGATAGACTAAATATCCAAAACGAAAACGGTATAACACTCTTTTTAGCTTTCTCACTAGCTAACCATTGAATAATAAATCTCATTGAAAAAAGTCCTTGTCCAATAAAGCCTATAATTAAAAAAATATTCCAATTCTCTATACTTACCATAACTATTCCTCTATTTTCCAATTTAGCATTCTATTTTTCATCCATCTTACTGCAAAAACATCTTTAAAAGCTTTAAAACCTCTTCCAAAAACTTTATATTTTGACTCTCCATGTAATCGATCATAATGTCTTACTGGTACCTCTATAACTTTATACCCCATATACTTTGCTAATGTCGGCAAAAATCTATGCATTCCATTAAATAATTTATATGATTTAACAACTTCTTTTTTAAATAGTTTTAATGGACATCCTGTATCT from Cetobacterium somerae carries:
- a CDS encoding GDP-mannose 4,6-dehydratase: MKIIVTGAAGFIGSHLVEKLLSLGHSVIGIDNFHNFYSEDIKIKNILESLNKIEYLVEILSRDTKEEKIEMLAKKVDTDNYSLEYCDLKNIESLDKIFNENKIDMVVNLAGLAGVRPSLENPLEYEKVNVGGYLNLLECCKKYGVKKFIQASSSSVYGNNKVVPFREVDVVDFAISPYAATKKSCEVFGHVYFNLYNIDTLQFRFFTVYGPRQRPDLAIHKFVDKILKNEGIPFFGDGETYRDYTYIDDIIDGVIKGVKYLEKHKNVYEVINLGESDAISLNKMVQTIEKCLGKEAIIERLPMQPGDVKRTYANIDKAKELLGYKPTTKFDDGIDKFVKWYLGGK
- a CDS encoding lipid-A-disaccharide synthase N-terminal domain-containing protein, which codes for MVSIENWNIFLIIGFIGQGLFSMRFIIQWLASEKAKKSVIPFSFWIFSLSGSIFLLIYAIYKKDPVFILGQAPNVLIYSRNIYLIKKNRGVER